In Rhodanobacter denitrificans, a single window of DNA contains:
- a CDS encoding agmatine deiminase family protein, with translation MTDHALRLPAEWEPQAAVLIAWPHAGTDWAERLAAVETTYVALAAAVTRFQPLIVVVADAALCAHVQAQLRGAGVDLSRVRFVELPYDDTWLRDSGPITLVDGGGGFQLTDFRFTGWGGKFGAEQDDALVAGLAHAGVFGQAAHKRIDWALEGGGIESDGDGSILTTWRCLVQRHPEQSREEMSAILRGSLHADRVLWLDHGYLEGDDTDAHIDTLARFAPGDRIVFQACDDTADHHHDELQRMGEELAALRTTDGRPYRLHPLPWAQPILDEGRRLAASYANYLIVNGAVLVPAYGDSADAEAARIVGEAHPGRVVVQVPCRPLIWQNGSLHCITMQLPAGIA, from the coding sequence ATGACCGACCACGCCCTGCGCCTGCCGGCGGAATGGGAACCGCAGGCCGCGGTGCTGATCGCCTGGCCACACGCCGGCACGGACTGGGCCGAACGGCTGGCCGCGGTGGAAACCACCTATGTAGCGCTGGCCGCCGCGGTGACCCGCTTCCAGCCGCTGATCGTGGTGGTCGCGGATGCCGCACTGTGCGCCCATGTGCAGGCGCAGCTGCGCGGCGCCGGCGTGGACCTGTCGAGAGTCCGCTTCGTCGAGCTGCCCTACGACGACACCTGGCTGCGCGATTCCGGCCCGATCACCCTCGTCGACGGTGGCGGCGGCTTCCAGCTCACCGACTTCCGCTTCACCGGCTGGGGCGGCAAGTTCGGTGCCGAGCAGGACGACGCCCTGGTCGCCGGACTGGCGCATGCCGGCGTGTTCGGCCAAGCCGCGCACAAGCGTATCGACTGGGCGCTGGAGGGCGGCGGCATCGAGAGCGACGGCGACGGCAGCATCCTCACCACCTGGCGCTGCCTGGTGCAGCGCCACCCCGAACAGTCGCGCGAGGAAATGAGCGCGATCCTGCGCGGCAGCCTGCACGCCGATCGCGTGCTGTGGCTGGATCACGGCTACCTCGAAGGCGACGACACCGACGCCCACATCGACACCCTCGCGCGCTTCGCGCCGGGCGACCGCATCGTGTTCCAGGCCTGCGACGACACGGCCGATCACCACCACGACGAACTCCAGCGCATGGGCGAGGAACTGGCCGCGCTGCGCACCACGGACGGTCGTCCGTACCGGCTGCATCCGCTGCCGTGGGCACAGCCCATCCTCGACGAAGGCCGCCGGCTCGCCGCCTCCTACGCGAACTATCTGATCGTCAACGGCGCCGTGCTGGTACCGGCCTACGGCGACAGCGCCGACGCCGAGGCTGCGCGCATCGTCGGCGAGGCGCACCCCGGCCGGGTCGTGGTGCAAGTGCCGTGCCGCCCCCTGATCTGGCAGAACGGCAGCCTGCACTGCATCACCATGCAGCTGCCCGCCGGGATCGCCTGA
- a CDS encoding ABC-F family ATP-binding cassette domain-containing protein, with translation MISFRHFALRRGSRLLLSDIDLVIQGGWRLGVIGRNGCGKSSLFAALQGTLEGDAGELEMSGKLRLASVAQETPALPDAAIDYVLGGDEELAAAIRDEAEAGERGDMEAMAKAHHRIEELNGYDGRARAGRLLHGLGFPPETHERAVQEFSGGWRGRLNLARALMCPSDLLLLDEPTNHLDLDAVLWLEEWLRRYQGTLLIISHDREFLDGVITHTLHLNDGKAKLYTGNYSAFERLRAEQLRQQQISHEREQAERAHLQSFIDRFKAKATKAKQAQSRMKRLEKLAGTEAVRAERPFSFQFAAPGRLPDSMLQLEDITAGYELLPLPAGERVGVRGHGRGEDGSERASMDPSASPSPSPHASPRRGEAVNVVLSDVRFSIEAGERIGLLGPNGAGKSTLVKTLVGELEPFGGERKVHKDLKIGYFAQHTVESLREGSSPLDHLLDKAPGVATQVMRDFLGTWDFAGDRAFESVDGFSGGERARLALALIAWDKPNLLLLDEPTNHLDLDMREALADALADFDGALVLVSHDRHLLGMVCDSFWRVADGEVAPFDGDLDDYARWLKTRSTASKKTAKPVVAKMAEVSPEQRRRQAAAQRENEKAARQRVKKIETRTAGIDTELAALEAGLADPATYNGPTSEMMRLGQRQTELRHEKEALETEWLALVEQLEA, from the coding sequence ATGATTTCCTTCCGACATTTCGCCCTGCGCCGCGGCAGCCGGCTGCTGCTCTCCGACATCGACCTGGTGATCCAGGGCGGCTGGCGGCTGGGCGTGATCGGCCGCAACGGCTGCGGCAAATCCAGCCTGTTCGCCGCACTGCAGGGCACGCTGGAGGGCGATGCCGGTGAGCTGGAGATGTCGGGCAAGCTGCGCCTCGCTTCGGTAGCGCAGGAAACCCCGGCCTTGCCGGATGCGGCGATCGACTACGTGCTGGGTGGCGACGAGGAGCTGGCCGCCGCGATCCGCGACGAGGCCGAGGCCGGCGAGCGCGGCGACATGGAGGCGATGGCGAAGGCGCATCACCGCATCGAGGAACTGAACGGCTACGACGGCCGCGCCCGCGCCGGCCGCCTACTGCACGGCCTGGGCTTTCCGCCGGAAACGCACGAGCGCGCGGTGCAGGAATTTTCCGGCGGCTGGCGCGGACGGCTGAACCTGGCGCGTGCGCTGATGTGCCCGTCCGACCTGCTGCTGCTGGATGAGCCGACCAACCACCTCGACCTCGACGCCGTGCTGTGGCTGGAGGAATGGTTGCGCCGCTACCAGGGCACCTTGCTGATCATCTCGCACGACCGCGAATTCCTCGACGGCGTGATCACCCACACGCTGCACCTCAACGACGGCAAGGCCAAGCTCTACACCGGCAACTACAGCGCGTTCGAGCGCCTGCGTGCCGAGCAGTTGCGCCAGCAGCAGATCTCGCACGAGCGCGAGCAGGCCGAGCGCGCGCACCTGCAGTCCTTCATCGACCGTTTCAAGGCCAAGGCGACCAAGGCCAAGCAGGCGCAGTCGCGCATGAAGCGGCTGGAAAAGCTGGCCGGCACCGAAGCGGTGCGCGCCGAGCGGCCCTTCAGCTTCCAGTTTGCGGCGCCGGGGCGGCTGCCCGATTCGATGCTGCAGCTGGAGGACATCACCGCCGGCTACGAATTGCTCCCTCTCCCCGCCGGGGAGAGGGTTGGGGTGAGGGGACACGGCCGAGGTGAAGATGGGTCGGAGCGCGCCTCGATGGACCCCAGCGCAAGTCCCAGCCCTTCACCTCATGCCTCTCCCCGGAGGGGAGAGGCGGTCAACGTCGTCCTGTCGGACGTGCGATTCTCTATTGAGGCGGGCGAGCGGATCGGCCTGCTTGGCCCCAACGGTGCCGGCAAGTCCACCCTGGTGAAAACCCTGGTCGGCGAGCTGGAACCGTTCGGCGGCGAGCGCAAGGTGCACAAGGACCTGAAGATCGGCTACTTCGCCCAGCACACGGTAGAAAGCCTGCGCGAAGGGTCGAGCCCGCTCGACCATCTGCTGGACAAGGCGCCGGGCGTGGCAACCCAGGTGATGCGCGACTTTCTCGGCACCTGGGATTTCGCTGGCGACCGCGCGTTCGAGTCGGTGGACGGTTTCTCCGGCGGCGAGCGCGCACGTCTGGCGCTGGCACTGATCGCCTGGGACAAGCCGAACCTGCTGCTGCTCGACGAGCCGACCAACCACCTCGACCTGGACATGCGCGAGGCGCTGGCCGATGCGCTGGCCGACTTCGACGGCGCGCTGGTGCTGGTCTCGCACGATCGCCATCTGCTCGGCATGGTCTGCGACAGCTTCTGGCGCGTCGCCGACGGCGAGGTGGCGCCGTTCGACGGCGACCTGGACGACTACGCGCGCTGGCTGAAGACGCGCAGCACCGCAAGCAAGAAGACGGCCAAGCCGGTGGTGGCCAAGATGGCGGAAGTTTCGCCCGAGCAGCGTCGCCGCCAGGCCGCCGCCCAGCGCGAGAACGAGAAGGCCGCGCGCCAGCGGGTGAAGAAGATCGAGACGCGTACTGCCGGCATCGACACCGAACTGGCGGCGCTGGAGGCCGGGCTGGCCGATCCCGCCACCTACAACGGCCCGACCAGCGAAATGATGCGCCTCGGCCAGCGCCAGACCGAGCTGCGCCATGAGAAGGAGGCGCTGGAAACCGAGTGGCTGGCGCTGGTCGAACAACTGGAGGCCTGA
- a CDS encoding phosphoglycerate mutase — protein MSLPERSLQLWLPALAHVEPGHPLRTWLPRADRLADGGIGYLGGLGEHFAGVDAGLPAAAITREFLAGDAGGDAWLSADPAWVQPDMNGVRLLACGRMGLGMDEAQVLAALLRPVFEEAGMQLDISTPDHWHLRLPPDLPLPDFAAPEQALGEDLAQHLPQGAQGRRWRVLLNDIQVLLHQHPLNARRQAHGQSPVNSLWLWGGGHLPSPSTSELAGVVSDDLLLRALAARAGIAQQSRAAETIAGGGTGWLIDLQDLPAQEIASRWWPALLPLLERQSVVLHFASGERWLHKPRHRWRLWRGAGR, from the coding sequence ATGTCCCTGCCGGAGCGATCGTTGCAACTGTGGCTGCCCGCACTCGCCCACGTCGAGCCGGGCCATCCGCTGCGCACATGGCTGCCCCGTGCCGATCGCCTGGCGGACGGCGGCATTGGCTACCTGGGCGGCCTCGGCGAGCATTTCGCGGGCGTCGACGCAGGCCTGCCCGCCGCGGCAATCACTCGCGAATTCCTTGCCGGCGACGCGGGCGGCGATGCCTGGCTGTCGGCCGATCCGGCCTGGGTACAGCCGGACATGAACGGCGTGCGCCTGCTCGCCTGCGGCCGCATGGGCCTGGGCATGGACGAGGCGCAGGTGCTGGCCGCGCTACTGCGACCCGTGTTCGAGGAAGCGGGCATGCAGCTGGACATTTCCACGCCGGACCATTGGCATCTGCGCCTGCCGCCCGACCTGCCGCTGCCGGATTTCGCCGCGCCTGAGCAGGCGCTGGGCGAGGACCTGGCGCAGCACCTGCCACAGGGCGCGCAAGGGCGCCGTTGGCGCGTCCTGCTCAACGACATCCAGGTGCTGTTGCACCAGCATCCGCTGAATGCCCGGCGGCAGGCGCACGGGCAGTCGCCGGTCAACAGCCTGTGGCTGTGGGGTGGTGGACATCTGCCGTCACCGTCGACCAGCGAACTGGCGGGGGTGGTCAGCGACGATCTGCTGTTGCGCGCGTTGGCCGCCCGTGCCGGCATTGCCCAGCAGTCGCGCGCAGCCGAGACGATCGCCGGCGGCGGGACCGGCTGGCTGATCGACCTGCAGGACCTGCCGGCGCAGGAAATCGCCTCGCGCTGGTGGCCGGCACTGCTGCCGCTGCTCGAACGCCAGTCCGTCGTGCTGCATTTCGCCAGCGGCGAACGCTGGCTGCACAAGCCTCGCCACCGCTGGCGCCTCTGGCGTGGGGCGGGGCGTTGA